The following are encoded in a window of Chloroflexota bacterium genomic DNA:
- a CDS encoding penicillin acylase family protein has product MAIDSRRILHQIGRGEAIDAVRAAAGLSDVEFETWWNQELESRLAATDGQRSGPVGAAVEIHRDTSGLAHVYAENETDLFVGYGYAMAQDRLFQMDYLRRRALGRLAEVLGAEAFDYDLLVRTVGLHRIAEEETDRLPAETAARYDAFAAGVNAFIDECRDRLPIEFDLLDYRPEPWRPLDSIALLGEFRWYLTGRFPVIAIPEVARRVLGDGPLYRAFMTAEAIDETILHSGEYAGAGSGADPLEPALGGVDDCTGSNNWVIGPSRSASGGGVVASDPHIAFGSPCCWYQVHLVGGRYNVAGSGYAGAPGIIFGRNLRVAWGITNNISSQRDLYQERTDPAHPGAFLYDGQWEPARERVESITVRGEGVREETIRSSRNGPIVDDILPGFAQGTGPVSLRWAGALPCAWPTALLEWNRAGSCAELEDALRGWVSPTLSMVLADVDGGFGYRATGQVPLRSRVERGYRRGWDPADAWTGMTPFEGMPSVRDPERGWVATANNLPAPADFPYPLSNTSPSGYRARRIRQMIESREAHSREDVAAMQYDPLSLRAVNSVEALTRILDGGDARLQAAAAALRAWDCRMDAESAPAAIFEAFHQQWDEAVASERFSAAASALAVGDPAAFVAGGIGTLSLGLLGDDEAGWFASADARDAAARSAMVRALDLLTERLGDDMSAWSWGGLHKVWLPHLLTDRGDLGRLLDRGGEPSSGNGFVVCNTGSSPEFESTGGANYRLIVDVAESPPCLWSLDAAGPSGQPGSPHYADQFGDWLAGRYRQVPLERDDVRTTISHTRTLQPEE; this is encoded by the coding sequence ATGGCCATCGACTCGCGCCGGATCCTGCACCAGATAGGCCGCGGCGAGGCGATCGACGCCGTCCGCGCCGCCGCCGGGCTATCGGACGTCGAGTTCGAGACCTGGTGGAACCAGGAGCTCGAGAGCCGGCTGGCGGCGACCGATGGACAGCGGTCAGGCCCTGTCGGCGCGGCGGTCGAGATTCACCGAGACACGAGCGGCCTGGCGCACGTCTACGCCGAGAACGAGACCGACCTCTTCGTGGGCTACGGATACGCCATGGCGCAGGACCGGCTGTTCCAGATGGACTATCTGCGGCGGCGGGCGCTGGGGCGGCTGGCGGAAGTCCTGGGTGCGGAGGCGTTCGACTACGACCTGCTCGTGCGCACGGTCGGGCTGCATCGAATCGCGGAGGAGGAAACGGACCGCCTGCCGGCCGAGACGGCCGCGCGCTACGACGCCTTCGCGGCGGGCGTGAACGCGTTCATCGACGAGTGCCGCGACCGGCTGCCCATCGAGTTCGACCTGCTCGACTACCGGCCGGAGCCGTGGCGGCCGCTGGACTCCATCGCGCTGCTGGGTGAGTTCCGCTGGTATCTGACCGGGCGGTTTCCCGTCATTGCCATTCCCGAGGTGGCGCGGCGCGTGCTGGGCGACGGTCCGCTGTACCGCGCGTTTATGACCGCCGAGGCGATCGACGAGACGATCCTTCATTCTGGGGAGTACGCTGGCGCCGGCAGCGGCGCGGACCCGCTGGAACCCGCGCTGGGCGGGGTCGACGACTGCACCGGCAGCAATAACTGGGTCATCGGCCCGAGCCGCAGCGCGTCCGGCGGCGGAGTGGTGGCCAGCGATCCGCACATCGCCTTCGGCTCGCCGTGCTGCTGGTACCAGGTCCACCTGGTCGGCGGCCGGTACAACGTGGCCGGCTCCGGCTATGCGGGAGCGCCGGGGATCATCTTCGGTCGCAACCTGCGGGTCGCGTGGGGCATCACCAACAACATCAGCTCGCAGCGTGATCTCTACCAGGAGCGCACCGACCCGGCGCATCCCGGCGCCTTCCTCTACGACGGCCAATGGGAACCGGCGCGCGAGCGAGTGGAGTCAATCACGGTGCGCGGCGAGGGCGTGCGCGAGGAGACGATCCGGTCGTCGCGCAACGGTCCGATCGTGGATGACATCTTGCCGGGATTCGCGCAAGGCACCGGGCCGGTCTCGCTGCGCTGGGCCGGGGCGCTGCCCTGCGCCTGGCCGACGGCGCTGCTGGAGTGGAACCGGGCCGGCTCCTGCGCCGAGCTCGAGGACGCCCTGCGGGGCTGGGTATCGCCGACCCTGAGCATGGTGCTCGCGGACGTGGACGGCGGCTTCGGCTACCGCGCGACGGGCCAGGTGCCGCTGCGGTCGCGCGTGGAGCGCGGCTATCGCCGCGGCTGGGACCCCGCCGACGCCTGGACGGGGATGACTCCCTTCGAAGGCATGCCCAGCGTGCGCGACCCCGAACGCGGGTGGGTGGCGACGGCCAACAACCTGCCGGCGCCAGCCGACTTTCCGTATCCGCTCTCCAATACGTCGCCGAGCGGCTATCGTGCCCGGCGCATCCGGCAGATGATCGAGTCGCGCGAGGCCCACAGCCGCGAGGACGTGGCCGCTATGCAATACGACCCACTGTCGCTGCGGGCCGTGAATTCCGTCGAGGCGTTGACGCGCATCCTGGACGGCGGCGATGCGCGGTTGCAGGCGGCCGCCGCGGCGCTGCGCGCCTGGGACTGCCGCATGGACGCCGAGAGCGCCCCGGCGGCGATCTTCGAGGCCTTTCATCAGCAATGGGACGAGGCGGTGGCCTCGGAACGCTTTTCGGCGGCCGCCTCGGCGCTGGCCGTGGGCGATCCGGCGGCCTTCGTGGCGGGAGGCATCGGCACGCTGTCGCTGGGCCTGCTGGGCGACGACGAGGCGGGGTGGTTTGCGTCGGCGGACGCGCGTGACGCGGCGGCGCGATCGGCCATGGTCCGCGCTCTCGACCTGCTCACCGAACGGCTCGGCGACGACATGTCCGCGTGGAGCTGGGGCGGGCTGCACAAGGTGTGGCTGCCCCACCTGCTGACCGACCGCGGCGACCTGGGGCGCTTGCTCGACCGCGGTGGCGAGCCCTCGAGCGGCAACGGCTTCGTCGTGTGCAACACGGGGTCGTCGCCCGAATTCGAATCGACCGGCGGCGCCAACTATCGGCTGATCGTGGACGTGGCGGAGTCGCCGCCCTGCCTGTGGTCGCTGGACGCGGCCGGACCGTCGGGGCAGCCGGGCAGCCCGCACTATGCGGACCAGTTCGGCGACTGGCTGGCGGGCCGCTACCGCCAGGTCCCCTTGGAACGCGACGATGTGCGCACAACGATCAGCCACACGCGGACGTTGCAGCCAGAGGAGTGA
- a CDS encoding phage major capsid protein, translating into MAITTGASIGDVVDTVIAEARRTQMHRTVMEPLVRTYRVSRGAGDTLEIPKFGTVTAGALTEGVDMTNPQTLATTKVTITPAEVGAQIVITDRALRTAREDMARAAGRVLGDAVAKKLDADLLGLLDGFGTSLGATGESISMGHLRAAVSRLHAAAEPAPMPYFGVLHPYQAHDLAADLAPVGTYPVPSGISQTVLENHWVGRAFGVDLFQAGNLPVDNADDAKGGVFSREALVLVIFKDWAVERERERDASLRAWELNVVADYGYAEYQDAWGVEMYFDAAAPSS; encoded by the coding sequence ATGGCGATTACGACAGGCGCCTCGATCGGAGACGTCGTCGACACGGTGATCGCCGAGGCGCGCCGGACCCAGATGCACCGCACGGTCATGGAGCCGCTGGTGCGCACCTACCGCGTGAGTCGCGGTGCTGGCGACACGCTGGAGATTCCCAAGTTCGGCACGGTCACGGCCGGCGCCCTCACCGAGGGCGTGGACATGACCAACCCGCAGACGCTGGCGACCACCAAGGTCACGATCACGCCGGCCGAGGTTGGCGCACAGATCGTGATCACGGACCGGGCGCTGCGCACCGCGCGTGAGGACATGGCGCGCGCCGCCGGCCGCGTGCTCGGCGACGCGGTGGCCAAGAAGCTGGACGCCGACCTGCTGGGGCTGCTGGACGGCTTCGGCACGTCGCTGGGCGCCACCGGCGAGTCCATCTCCATGGGTCACTTGCGCGCGGCGGTGTCGCGGCTGCACGCGGCCGCCGAGCCGGCGCCCATGCCGTACTTCGGCGTGCTGCATCCCTACCAGGCGCATGACCTGGCGGCGGACCTTGCGCCCGTGGGCACCTACCCGGTGCCTAGCGGCATCTCGCAGACGGTGCTCGAGAACCACTGGGTCGGTCGCGCCTTCGGGGTCGACCTCTTCCAGGCCGGCAACTTGCCGGTGGACAACGCCGACGACGCCAAGGGCGGGGTGTTCTCGCGCGAGGCGTTGGTCCTGGTGATCTTCAAGGACTGGGCCGTGGAGCGCGAGCGCGAGCGCGACGCCTCGCTGCGCGCCTGGGAGCTCAACGTCGTGGCCGACTACGGCTATGCGGAGTACCAGGACGCCTGGGGCGTGGAGATGTACTTCGACGCGGCGGCGCCCAGCAGCTAG
- a CDS encoding glycosyltransferase family 4 protein, producing MRIALLADTYPPANRGGAGVVAQRLARAFAARGHDVLVVTTWPDAATETTDGPVQVQRLQSRYPERFRSTVAMMNPMVLGGVRRALTDFRPDVVHAHNVHQHLSFASLETAAATGAPVAYTAHDFLLFCCIKFICSGGRVDFRQRWFNCAKCQRFRWNPARNTAINRQMSSYVAHVFVISKALQTALRANGYGGAEVMHNGVDAEWWAQGDGTRFRAKIGLDDAPLALLAARVSREKGAEAALHALAKARNPEARLVIAGDNPRYAPKLRQMAQELGVGDRLILPGWVDADTLRDAYHAADVTLAPSTYPDPFNLTLIESMAAGTPVIASTLGAGPEIVPDGETGFAVHPDDTMGLADRLSLIVEDPAFGRELGAAGRRRVAQWFTLDRQVERTLARYEALIAAA from the coding sequence ATGCGCATTGCCCTACTGGCTGACACCTATCCCCCCGCGAACCGGGGCGGGGCGGGGGTGGTGGCGCAGCGCCTGGCGCGCGCGTTCGCGGCGCGCGGTCACGACGTGCTCGTGGTGACCACCTGGCCCGACGCGGCCACCGAGACGACGGACGGCCCGGTGCAGGTGCAGCGCCTCCAATCCCGCTACCCGGAGCGATTCCGTAGCACGGTGGCCATGATGAATCCCATGGTGCTGGGCGGCGTGCGCCGTGCGTTGACTGACTTTCGGCCGGACGTGGTGCACGCGCACAACGTGCACCAGCACCTGTCGTTCGCGTCGCTGGAGACGGCGGCCGCCACGGGCGCGCCGGTGGCCTACACCGCGCACGACTTCCTGCTGTTCTGCTGCATCAAGTTCATCTGCAGCGGCGGCCGGGTCGACTTTCGCCAGCGGTGGTTCAACTGCGCCAAGTGCCAGCGGTTCCGCTGGAACCCGGCGCGCAATACGGCCATCAACCGTCAGATGTCGTCGTACGTCGCCCACGTTTTCGTCATCAGCAAAGCGCTGCAGACCGCGCTGCGCGCCAACGGCTACGGCGGGGCTGAGGTGATGCACAACGGCGTCGACGCCGAGTGGTGGGCGCAGGGCGACGGCACGCGGTTTCGGGCGAAGATTGGCCTCGATGACGCGCCACTGGCGCTGCTGGCCGCCCGCGTGAGCCGCGAAAAGGGAGCCGAAGCGGCGCTTCACGCCCTGGCGAAGGCGCGAAATCCCGAGGCGCGGCTGGTCATTGCCGGCGACAACCCACGCTACGCGCCTAAGCTGCGCCAAATGGCGCAGGAGCTGGGCGTCGGCGACCGGCTGATACTGCCGGGCTGGGTTGACGCAGACACGCTGCGCGACGCCTACCACGCCGCGGACGTCACGCTGGCGCCCTCGACCTATCCGGACCCGTTCAATCTGACGCTGATCGAGTCCATGGCCGCTGGCACGCCGGTGATCGCGTCGACCCTCGGCGCGGGACCGGAAATCGTCCCCGACGGCGAGACGGGATTCGCCGTGCATCCCGACGACACCATGGGCCTGGCCGACCGGCTGTCGCTCATCGTCGAGGACCCGGCGTTCGGCCGTGAGCTCGGCGCGGCCGGCCGCCGGCGCGTGGCGCAATGGTTCACCCTGGACCGCCAGGTGGAACGCACGCTGGCGCGCTACGAGGCGCTGATCGCCGCCGCATGA
- a CDS encoding NAD-dependent epimerase/dehydratase family protein: MSSNRPTSLVTGACGFIGSHLAERLLAEGHHVIGLDGFTDSYDIRQKRDNERRLLAHPEYETVEGHLMDLDLQPLTDRAQFIFHLAARAGVREGWTAFNYGRYMRDNCLSTQRLAEAALASGVELFSFASTSSIYGFNPKLPTPEDHDLNPRAFYAMSKLMDEHVLNGFRQLFGLPVVILRYYTLFGPRQRPDMLAHIGLKAIAEGRPITIYGDGEQTRELTYVMDAVEAQARVLDVLPIGEIYNIGSGPTVSVNEFVQEMEYVVGRPAELIYTDANPADQLHSQADIGKARRELDFNPTTTVRQGLEAEYAWLRESVLGRL; this comes from the coding sequence ATGTCCAGTAACCGCCCAACCAGCCTCGTGACCGGAGCCTGCGGCTTCATTGGCTCCCACCTCGCCGAGCGTTTGCTCGCCGAGGGGCACCACGTGATCGGTCTGGACGGGTTCACCGACTCCTACGACATCCGGCAGAAGCGGGACAACGAGCGCCGGCTGCTGGCGCACCCGGAATACGAAACCGTCGAGGGTCACCTGATGGACCTGGACCTGCAGCCCCTGACCGACCGGGCGCAGTTCATCTTCCACCTCGCGGCGCGCGCCGGCGTGCGCGAGGGATGGACCGCGTTCAACTACGGCCGCTACATGCGCGACAATTGCCTCTCGACGCAGCGGCTGGCGGAAGCGGCCCTGGCGTCCGGCGTCGAGCTCTTCAGCTTCGCGTCGACGTCGTCGATCTACGGCTTCAATCCGAAGCTGCCCACGCCCGAGGACCACGACCTGAATCCCCGCGCGTTCTACGCCATGTCCAAGCTCATGGACGAGCACGTGCTCAATGGGTTTCGCCAGCTCTTCGGCCTGCCGGTCGTGATTCTGCGCTACTACACGCTCTTCGGCCCCCGCCAGCGGCCGGACATGCTGGCGCACATCGGCCTGAAGGCCATCGCCGAGGGCCGCCCGATCACGATCTACGGCGACGGTGAGCAAACGCGCGAGCTGACCTACGTGATGGACGCCGTCGAGGCGCAGGCCCGGGTGCTGGACGTACTGCCGATCGGCGAGATCTACAACATCGGCAGCGGCCCGACGGTTTCGGTGAACGAGTTCGTGCAGGAGATGGAATACGTCGTCGGCCGCCCGGCGGAGCTGATCTACACCGACGCCAATCCGGCGGATCAGCTTCATAGCCAGGCCGATATCGGCAAGGCGCGCCGTGAGTTGGACTTCAATCCCACCACGACCGTGCGCCAGGGCCTCGAGGCCGAGTACGCGTGGCTGCGCGAATCGGTGTTAGGGCGACTCTGA
- a CDS encoding Fic family protein, whose protein sequence is MLFHIPPLDEQEADVCARVDELRLALRGQVSEQRRWTGLLRRVASARAIQGSNSIEGLNVSLDDAVAAVGGGEPLDAPEDVWAAIQGYREAMTFVLQLADDPHFEYDASLIRSLHYMMMQYDFGLRPGRWRSGPVYVRDERSGDIVYEGPDAFEVPGLMEELVVELREQDPAVPAVIRGAMAHLNLVMIHPFRDGNGRMARGLQALVLAREGRLEPAFVSIEEYLGRNTDAYYSVLAEVGGGGWQPQRDARPWVRFVLTAHYRQAWTLLRRAAEGERRSEVLERELSRRRLPERCFGALWDAAQGFRVRNATYRDFAEISIVVAGRDLKALSDSGLLVAQGQARGRYYVASEALKALEESIRRDRTPIPDPFEEDLRQQELPLGNRNRAG, encoded by the coding sequence ATGCTCTTCCACATCCCGCCGCTCGATGAGCAGGAAGCGGACGTTTGCGCCCGCGTGGATGAGCTGCGCCTCGCGCTTCGCGGTCAGGTTTCCGAGCAGCGGCGCTGGACCGGACTGCTGCGGCGAGTGGCGTCCGCGCGGGCGATCCAAGGCTCCAACAGCATCGAGGGACTGAACGTCTCGCTGGACGACGCCGTGGCGGCCGTGGGCGGCGGGGAGCCGCTGGACGCACCGGAGGACGTGTGGGCGGCGATTCAGGGCTACCGCGAGGCCATGACGTTTGTCTTGCAGCTCGCGGACGATCCGCACTTCGAGTACGACGCGTCGCTGATCCGGAGCCTGCACTACATGATGATGCAGTACGACTTCGGCCTGCGACCGGGACGTTGGCGGTCCGGACCGGTATACGTTCGCGACGAACGATCGGGCGACATCGTGTACGAGGGACCGGACGCTTTCGAGGTTCCCGGGCTCATGGAGGAACTGGTCGTCGAGCTGCGCGAGCAAGATCCAGCCGTACCGGCAGTAATCCGCGGCGCGATGGCGCATCTCAATCTGGTCATGATCCACCCGTTCCGCGACGGCAATGGGCGAATGGCGCGGGGACTCCAGGCGCTGGTGCTCGCGCGCGAGGGGAGGCTGGAGCCGGCGTTTGTCAGCATCGAGGAGTACCTGGGCCGGAACACGGACGCCTACTACAGCGTGCTGGCCGAGGTCGGCGGCGGCGGCTGGCAGCCGCAGCGTGATGCTCGACCCTGGGTCCGGTTCGTGCTGACCGCGCACTACCGCCAAGCGTGGACGCTGCTGCGTCGGGCGGCGGAAGGGGAACGTCGTTCAGAGGTGCTGGAGCGGGAGCTGTCCCGCCGTCGGTTGCCGGAACGATGCTTCGGCGCGCTTTGGGACGCGGCGCAGGGTTTCCGCGTGCGCAACGCGACCTATCGCGACTTCGCCGAGATCAGCATAGTTGTCGCGGGCCGCGACCTGAAGGCGCTGAGCGATTCGGGCCTTTTGGTGGCGCAGGGGCAGGCGCGTGGGCGCTACTACGTGGCCTCCGAAGCGCTGAAGGCATTGGAGGAGTCGATCCGCCGTGACCGGACGCCCATTCCCGACCCGTTCGAGGAAGACCTGCGCCAGCAAGAACTGCCGCTGGGAAATCGCAATCGGGCAGGCTGA
- a CDS encoding TlpA disulfide reductase family protein translates to MNRWVARTAGSAGLALAAGLLALTAACGEAGDGTDATAVRDPEISGEPLPDFTPTAPDSALGLPAPEVRGTDFDGRSVAIVNDGRMKVVLFLAHWCSHCQDEVPEVQAWIDGGGKPDTVDLYGVATAIEEEGSNYPPDAWLERERWTSPVLVDTNDTVLRAFGLTGFPTWVFINADGTVALRIGGAIGAEQLTALFRGLR, encoded by the coding sequence ATGAACCGTTGGGTGGCTCGAACCGCCGGATCGGCCGGTCTGGCGCTCGCGGCCGGCCTGCTGGCGCTGACGGCCGCCTGCGGGGAAGCCGGCGACGGCACCGATGCCACGGCGGTGCGGGACCCGGAAATCTCGGGCGAACCATTGCCGGACTTCACGCCCACAGCGCCCGACAGCGCGCTCGGGCTCCCCGCTCCCGAGGTCCGCGGCACGGATTTCGACGGCCGCAGCGTCGCCATCGTCAACGACGGGCGGATGAAGGTGGTTCTCTTCCTGGCCCACTGGTGTTCGCACTGCCAGGACGAGGTTCCCGAGGTACAAGCCTGGATCGACGGCGGCGGCAAGCCGGATACCGTCGACCTCTACGGCGTCGCCACCGCGATCGAGGAGGAGGGATCGAACTACCCGCCGGACGCGTGGCTCGAGCGTGAACGGTGGACGTCGCCGGTGCTGGTGGACACGAACGACACCGTGCTGCGCGCCTTTGGCCTCACGGGCTTTCCGACCTGGGTATTCATCAACGCCGACGGCACGGTGGCCCTCCGCATTGGCGGCGCGATTGGGGCGGAGCAGCTGACGGCATTGTTCAGAGGGCTGCGGTAG
- a CDS encoding Gfo/Idh/MocA family oxidoreductase, with the protein MRNGPIDTVRVGMVGAGGLANIAHYPSLAAMPDVEIVGIAELNAERLQATADKYDVAGRYRDFRELVAREKPDAVYAIMPPQYLHNLVVDLLELGVHVFVEKPPALTTYQTEALAWYADRHDRLTMVGFNRRYIEMLRRCRTAITERGPLHQCLTGFHKFEGRPDGYGYGRGAGSHLTTDIVHSVDSMRWMAGGEVASVAADNRAVDMPFVNNHNALVTFSTGCTAILTASRRSGRRDHYFEMHGQGVSAFSDDQWRATIYRDGAADGESIDAAEVGGGSEVIYRFGFFAENRHFIDSIKAGRQPDTCFADAVKTMDLVDRIMQSQI; encoded by the coding sequence GTGAGGAACGGGCCCATCGACACGGTACGGGTCGGCATGGTGGGCGCGGGCGGCCTGGCCAACATCGCCCACTACCCCTCGTTGGCGGCGATGCCCGACGTGGAAATCGTCGGCATCGCGGAGCTGAACGCCGAACGCCTGCAAGCGACGGCCGACAAGTACGATGTCGCCGGGCGCTATCGCGACTTCCGCGAGCTCGTCGCGCGGGAGAAGCCGGACGCGGTCTACGCGATCATGCCGCCGCAGTATCTGCACAACCTCGTGGTGGACCTGCTGGAGCTGGGCGTCCACGTGTTCGTGGAAAAGCCGCCCGCCCTCACCACCTACCAGACCGAAGCGCTCGCGTGGTACGCCGACCGCCACGACCGGCTGACCATGGTCGGGTTCAACCGGCGCTACATCGAAATGCTCCGACGCTGCCGCACGGCGATCACCGAGCGAGGGCCGTTGCATCAGTGCCTGACCGGGTTCCACAAATTCGAGGGCAGGCCCGACGGCTACGGCTATGGCCGCGGCGCCGGTTCGCACCTCACGACCGACATCGTCCACTCGGTGGACTCCATGCGTTGGATGGCCGGGGGGGAGGTGGCGTCGGTCGCCGCCGACAACCGCGCCGTGGACATGCCGTTCGTCAACAACCACAACGCCCTCGTCACATTCAGCACCGGCTGCACGGCCATTCTCACGGCCTCGCGTCGATCAGGCCGGCGGGATCACTATTTCGAGATGCACGGCCAGGGCGTCTCGGCCTTCTCGGACGACCAATGGCGCGCCACGATTTATCGTGACGGCGCCGCGGATGGCGAGTCCATTGACGCTGCGGAGGTCGGCGGCGGGTCGGAGGTGATCTATCGCTTCGGCTTCTTCGCCGAGAACCGGCACTTCATCGACTCGATCAAGGCCGGCCGCCAGCCCGACACGTGCTTTGCCGACGCGGTCAAGACCATGGACCTGGTCGATCGCATCATGCAGTCGCAGATATAG
- a CDS encoding glycosyltransferase gives MTAPRRIVHVISSLAVGGAQGHLLQLLAESTAGMEQDVIYFRDHDLRADAERLAGRVRHIPMAGAWGWTRLPQLTAAIVRGRYDVVHTHLLRADMYGALAARAARVRGLVSTKHNLEARLEHPVWRWLHRRTARLPDLTIGISDAVREWAVTTGGAPPAKSRVVRYGIDAAPFAELDRAGARTELGIELDARVVLCPARLDPQKNHGMLLRAFERVHREQPDALLLLAGGRQLGSEVYERDLHALADLIEVDGAVRWLGVRSDMRCLLAACDVVALASDWEGFGLALLEAMAAGRPVLATAVGGVPEVVSDGESGILVPAGDMFGFAGALARLLRDETTRHRLGAAGAQRAGGTFALDRMRAATWAVYDEVLGARA, from the coding sequence ATGACGGCCCCGCGCCGGATCGTCCACGTCATCTCGTCGCTGGCCGTCGGCGGCGCCCAGGGCCATCTGCTGCAGTTGCTCGCGGAGTCCACGGCCGGCATGGAGCAGGACGTGATCTACTTCCGCGACCACGACCTGCGCGCGGACGCCGAGCGTTTGGCCGGACGGGTGCGCCACATCCCCATGGCCGGCGCCTGGGGCTGGACGCGGCTGCCGCAGCTCACCGCCGCCATCGTCCGCGGCCGCTACGACGTGGTGCACACCCATCTGCTGCGGGCCGACATGTACGGGGCGCTGGCCGCTCGCGCGGCGCGCGTTCGCGGGCTGGTGTCGACCAAGCACAACCTTGAGGCGCGCTTGGAGCACCCGGTCTGGCGCTGGCTCCACCGGCGCACCGCGCGCTTGCCGGACCTCACCATCGGCATCTCGGACGCCGTGCGCGAGTGGGCCGTGACCACCGGCGGCGCGCCGCCGGCCAAGTCGCGGGTGGTGCGCTATGGCATCGACGCGGCGCCGTTCGCCGAGTTGGACCGAGCCGGCGCCCGGACCGAGCTTGGCATTGAGCTGGACGCCCGCGTGGTGCTGTGCCCGGCGCGGCTCGACCCGCAGAAAAACCACGGCATGCTGTTGCGCGCCTTCGAGCGTGTGCACCGCGAGCAACCGGACGCCCTGCTGCTGCTGGCGGGCGGACGGCAGCTTGGGTCGGAGGTCTACGAGCGCGACCTCCACGCCCTCGCCGACCTCATCGAGGTCGACGGCGCGGTGCGCTGGCTGGGCGTCAGGAGCGACATGCGCTGCCTGCTGGCCGCGTGCGACGTCGTGGCGCTGGCGTCGGATTGGGAAGGCTTCGGCCTCGCGCTGTTGGAAGCGATGGCCGCCGGCCGGCCCGTGCTGGCGACGGCCGTGGGCGGCGTGCCCGAGGTGGTGAGCGACGGCGAATCCGGCATCCTGGTCCCGGCGGGCGACATGTTCGGCTTCGCGGGAGCGCTGGCGCGCCTGCTCCGCGACGAGACCACGCGTCACCGACTGGGTGCGGCGGGTGCGCAACGGGCCGGCGGGACGTTCGCCCTCGACCGCATGCGGGCCGCCACATGGGCCGTGTACGACGAGGTGCTCGGTGCACGCGCCTGA
- a CDS encoding DUF5069 domain-containing protein codes for MDLTREVPRSPYEKLGGIVFLPRSIDKGRADLAGTLGEYVARTGRSERLFQFLGVSANEFIEALRDRPTDADVWAWIAEHMTPRTREEIEDFNRKSWAATPDDENDRWTWTEFREFLADCGQAHRTDITRHFDRLDLDEGREVPTGGRPFE; via the coding sequence ATGGACCTGACGCGCGAGGTGCCGCGCAGCCCCTACGAGAAGCTCGGCGGGATCGTGTTTCTGCCGCGCAGCATCGACAAGGGCCGTGCGGACCTGGCAGGGACGCTGGGCGAGTACGTGGCCCGGACCGGTCGGTCGGAGCGCTTGTTCCAGTTCCTGGGCGTTTCGGCCAACGAATTCATTGAGGCGTTGCGAGACCGCCCGACCGACGCGGACGTCTGGGCCTGGATCGCCGAGCACATGACGCCGCGCACGCGTGAGGAGATCGAGGACTTCAACCGAAAGTCGTGGGCCGCCACGCCCGACGACGAAAACGATCGCTGGACGTGGACCGAATTCCGGGAGTTCCTGGCGGACTGCGGACAGGCGCACCGCACGGACATCACGCGGCACTTCGATCGCCTGGACCTCGACGAGGGACGAGAGGTACCGACGGGCGGGCGTCCGTTCGAGTAG